One genomic region from Skermania piniformis encodes:
- a CDS encoding ferredoxin reductase has protein sequence MTSVLPRRIGGRLLALAETLATPHQLDRYLELVDPMVTARDLRAEVTEVRRQTADTVSLTLRPTWQWAGFAAGQFVQLGVVVDGIRHTRCYSPASSQYRADGRIELTIKAQADGIVSQYLYRYAEPGMVVSLSQASGTFRLPAVRPERVLLVSGGSGITPVLSMLRTLADEDHDGEIVFLHYAYTRDDVPHRTELDRLAAAHRNVRVVYAYTEGDARPGELTGFFGHEHLRTVAPWYADAQTFLCGPPGLMRGVREVYRELGVDDRLHTEEFAPAPVAPVEAGGTITFSGSAVTADNDGTSLLEQAEAAGLSPEYGCRMGICFSCTAIKRTGCTRNLRTGETDADPDQPIQLCVSAPVGDVDIDI, from the coding sequence ATGACCTCCGTACTTCCACGGCGGATCGGCGGCCGATTGCTCGCCCTGGCCGAGACGCTCGCCACGCCCCACCAGCTGGACCGTTATCTGGAACTGGTCGACCCGATGGTCACCGCGCGTGACCTACGCGCCGAGGTGACCGAGGTCCGGCGCCAGACCGCCGACACGGTCAGCCTGACCTTGCGCCCGACCTGGCAGTGGGCCGGTTTCGCCGCCGGCCAGTTCGTCCAGCTCGGCGTCGTCGTCGACGGTATCCGGCACACCCGGTGTTACTCGCCGGCCAGTTCGCAGTACCGCGCCGACGGCCGGATCGAGCTGACGATCAAAGCGCAGGCGGACGGCATCGTTTCGCAATACCTGTACCGGTACGCCGAGCCGGGCATGGTGGTGAGCCTGTCCCAGGCGTCCGGCACCTTCCGGCTCCCGGCAGTCCGCCCGGAGCGGGTACTGCTGGTCAGCGGCGGCAGCGGGATCACCCCGGTGCTGTCGATGCTGCGGACCTTGGCCGACGAAGACCACGACGGCGAGATCGTCTTCCTGCACTACGCCTACACCCGCGACGACGTGCCGCACCGGACCGAGCTCGATCGGTTGGCCGCGGCCCACCGCAATGTCCGGGTCGTCTACGCCTACACCGAGGGTGACGCCCGGCCCGGTGAGCTCACCGGATTCTTCGGCCACGAGCACCTGCGAACGGTTGCGCCCTGGTACGCCGATGCGCAGACCTTCCTCTGCGGCCCGCCCGGGCTGATGCGCGGGGTACGCGAGGTCTACCGCGAACTCGGCGTCGACGACCGGCTGCACACCGAGGAGTTCGCCCCGGCCCCGGTGGCACCGGTCGAAGCGGGCGGAACCATCACCTTCAGTGGCTCTGCGGTCACCGCCGACAACGACGGCACCAGCCTGCTGGAGCAGGCGGAGGCCGCCGGGCTCAGCCCCGAATACGGCTGCCGGATGGGGATCTGCTTCTCCTGCACCGCGATCAAGCGCACCGGCTGCACCCGCAACCTGCGCACCGGCGAGACCGACGCCGATCCCGACCAGCCCATCCAACTCTGCGTCAGCGCCCCGGTGGGCGACGTGGACATCGACATCTGA